TGACGCAAAGTTCCGCGAACGCCGGCAACACGCTACAGAACGCGAATATCCACCAGTACGCGGAACAGCTCCAGAGGTCGACCACGAAGTAGGTGAGTGCCACGGTGGCCGCACAGTGCGCTGTCGTCGAAATGAGGGCCTGAGACGCGAAGAACATCGAGACTCCGGTCAGGAAGCCGACCAGTTCGAACACGGCCAAGACCAGACCCAGCGAGAGGCCGATGATCATCTCGGTGCTCTTGGCAGCGTACTGCGCTTCGCTGAAGTCCCGCGGCAGACACGCCCGAATGTTTTCGTCGTGTACCCAGATGAGGGTCACCAGTAGCACAACGTGAGCGGAAAGGGTAAGAAAACGACCTGGTACGAGCGCGTTGGTCCGCATATCGGCTGACGCACTGGCAGGGTTAACAcagaaaaatataaaagaaatTGCGCCGATCAAGTTTCCCTAGTTATACTAGAACTTATCCGAACCCGTTGGTCTCTCAACTCATTTACCCAGACATGTGCAAAAAAGATTAATGCAAGAACTGTAGTTCTATAGAGCCACTCTGGAACACGTACtatgggaatgccgagggatAACGCACAATACTGGGGATGCAGCCTCTCGTCATCGCCTCCGTGCGATGACTTGCAGTAAAGTTCGAATGAACTCGATCGAATTCCCATAGCATGCTTCGCATTAAtcaaaacaaaagagagaggtTTAACCAGGCTCGCAGCTTGTTGGATGTCCTGCGCACTTGCTGACAGGCTAACGCTGGACATGGAACGTCACACGCAAATAGAAGACGGTAAGCGCGCTAAAGGACATGTCCCACAACAAAAGCACGACATAGTCAAAGCGTCGTCACAACACAATCATAGCGGTGATGACGTACGGCATAACGAGAACCAAAAATGAGGAAACGAGCAGGAAGAGTTCCGATCAGTTGAATTCCTTTAGTTGGCTTGCAATTTACCTGCCGGGCTTTGCGCCCTTAATGACGATATCTTTCGCTTGTGGTAATCACAGCATGGTCTGGTCCGCTTAGTCAGCCTTCGGAATGCCAGCGAAATAAAGTACAGGCGGCTCGTATTACGCAGAGTGCTTGGTTCCAATATCCTTGCCTCGAATCGTTTGCGTTGACCATCTACTGACGGTGTGCCAGCTGTCTCACAAAGTGAACGTCAGCGTCAGTGCCACTGTTGTCAAGATGGTGGTTTGCACAAAATCCGGTGGACGGAGAAGGCAGCACCTTCGTGTCATGCGTCATCTTCACCGCGGACAACGTCACGAGGGTCCGTAAGTGCACTAGCGTCGTCCGTTCCTTTCCCTTGGTGTTGGTAATTTCTGTGCTACCTTTTCCACTCGATGAAGAGCTGACACTCCGTAAAAAGCAACAAGCCAGAAATGTGCACGTAAGCAACCAGATCGTTCACGTCTGTACAAGTGCGTGGGCTTACGCAAGCGAGCGTGAGTTGCGATCACAGTGAATCACACTTCGCGTGTCCGGACAGGGGCGCGAGGTCCTTTCTGTTGCTGTGTTCTTCTAGCGGCCGTCTCCTTGGCAACGGGTAAACATTGAACGAAGACACCAACTGCGCGGGCTTCTCCTATGAGCACTTCAGCTGATTTTTGTTAGAAGCGACATCGAGGTGTGGATCATATACGAGGTGTATATGATCTCGATTTCGGCGAAGTTCGCCGACATAAGTGAAATTTATAAGCTCTTAGAATATGAAACGCGGCTCGCTCAAAAAGCCTGGTTTTTCCTTTCCACCGCAGCAACCTGGTTTCATACAAACTTCGAGCCCTACATAGCGTACGAGACATTTGTCATATATACCTTCAGCTTATGTCATACGGGCAACCGACGTGTATTCATCAATTAACATGAAGCTTCTTCCGGAAAGCGGCAGGTGGACAGGAAAGGCAAAGCTGCTGTATCTTCCACGAAACCAACTGCAATGTGGTTGGCCGCTTTTGAAAGATTCAAAAAGGCTGTTAATATTACGAGCTAAGGGCGGATCGAGGAGGAGCAGAACTTTCTCTTAGTCATTAAAAACTGCCGAGAGTTAGAAAACGATAAAAGAACGAAATAAACTGAACCACAACGTTTTCAACAACGCGCATCGTACGAATGTGTCTGCAGTAGTATTTTGAATTAATTCAAAGTAATGCTTTGGATGCGGGAAAACGAAGCAGTTGAATGGCACGTTTCGAAAACCAAAGCGAACAAATTTGCCATGTATAAGCCGCTTTGAGGCGCTTTCAGACGAGCTATTAGCTACCGTAGTAACGCTTCCAAACTTTATATTCACGATACGGAGTAACACAACCATTGAATGCATGTAAAATTATTATGGAACGATTTCCCGAAATTGAAATACCAAACTCTAGTTCAAATGACCGAATTCTGCCACTATATGTCTGATATTCTAGTAAACGTTGGAGGCAGAGATTCTTTTGTgagctcagtttttttttttcaaaaaaaaaatcacaaaagaATCGAAAAATTATGAAAAATTGGAGTTTGAGCTTCGATGTTTACTAACTCATATTTTTCTCATGAGTGCAGGAGGCCCAAGTCTGCCAATATGTCTCACGAATGTTGGTACTGTATAAATGTTAGCCGCCAGAATTTCGTTGACCTTGGATTTTTAAGCAAATATGAGGAAAGACTTATTTCATAAATCGAAACATGAAGTTCACGTCTCCATGTCGTCGTAGTGATGGCATATAGGACAGCGCTGTTATTCTTAAAGGAGACATGACAACCAATTTTCGATTATAATCTGTGTTACGTAGATTAATTACatacaagctggcgaaattttagcgcatttggtcgaacaCTTGAATTATAAAAGAATATTTGTAGAAACCTGCGAGTGACCTGAGAGTCGGGAAACATCGACGCACCCGCGAGCCATGACGTAACAAGCTTCTCGCTGGGCGAGCGCCTGCATTACGACATGCGATTTAATTCTTTTATTTGACGTGCGGTTTTTATCTATAATTGGGGCAGGTAAGCACACTGAAATGTTATTTTTGTGATATTGCGTGCCCTTGTAAATGCTAGCGCCAATATTTGCGTCTATGATTACCGTTCTTTATTAATTACGCTGACAATTGGGCCAGTTTGAGAAATCTtcctattggaaataaaattccACACCTCTCTAATGAGGGCAGGTAATCCTACTCTACAatacccccctttttttttttcatacgtaaAAGTGATACCCTACAACCGTTAGTAGCAAATTCTTGTTTTGTAATGTCAGTGTGCACAATGTAAATGCCGAAATTTGACATCGTAGAAAAATTCGAGCATTAATTTGCAACCCTATAAATGTGAGGATTACATATAACTCAACAGTCATTATCCTTTAAAACGTCATTGCTCGGAGCGACGAAAATGGAGTCGGTGCGCTTGAGTGTCCATGTCGTCGTTATGGAAGCAGTGAACTGCTGATAACATTTCGAAGAGCAAGGCAAGAAACactaagtatgaaccaactagcctaaacGAAAGTTTTATTGCACGTAAGATTTCTTTCTCGCGAGGAATAAAGCGTCGTGCCACACAGTAGGGCCCTAACTGCGCCAAGTGCCACTTGCACCCAATCGACGCGACATTTGCTCGTTCCGCTGCGTTGCACATAGTTCCGTTGTCTTAGAAGGGTACGCACTTACACGGTGGTCGATTACTGAGCTTTTACAGACGCTGAGCGTGATTTATTTAAGCAACGTTAGATCAAAGTCCTGCCTTTTAAGTTTTGTAGTCATTCTTATTCTACctctcatatttatttatttatttatttatttattatttatttatttatttatttattattatttatttatttattttattatttctgGCCGTTAATAACGACATGGCTGCTCATACAATATAGATGGTTATATCAGGGTCATAACAGCCGCCAATTTGAAAAGCGCGCCATCGCCTCTAAGATGCCACAGCGTGCCAACGGAATCTCGAAGGCCACAAGAGCGCCCGCTTGGTTCTTATGTTCGGCGAGAGAGGACAGCACCAGCTTAATGTTGAAACTTTTGAATTGACTGTATGACATCGTGGATTAAAACTAAGTTGTTACCATCTGTTCTTTCCGACCAGTTCGAAATAACAGAAATGAACGATGGAGCAGGACATACCATTGGCCTCAGAAATTCGCAATCGATGAGACGTTAACGGCAATCTCAGAGGTCTAATAACACTGTCGGTTGTTTTACAATTTATAGATAGATGGCAGTAGTAGTCCAAGATCCTGTCTTCCGTTCTTTCTCCATTTTGTTTTCATAAAGTTAATTTCTCCTTCCCTACTAAAGTCCACGGTTTTTACCCTTGATAGCGATTGTTCGACACCGTGTAGCACCTGTACCTGACTGATATCATTCGGAAAATACCAACGCCCTAATTcaccttggatggatggatgctatgagcgtcccctttaaaacggggcggtgacatgtctgccaccaggctcgaaaaaaaaaaaaaaaaacttccttgtttcatgttggcctaataccttacgTTTCATGTAGAGCGGTGGCGCGCCTCTAGCGGTGACTGCCAGAATCACGACTTGTGGCTCTCTCACCTTCCTCCGTCCGCGTTTCCCGGCTGTGAATGCGTGTTTGCGCGCTGGCGTGACTAGCCGTGTGTCCGCATGGGAAGTGTAAAAGAAAATAGGGGTGAACTTGTAGTGTGCTGTTCGGTCGTAAGTGCAGCGAAGCATGAGTAGCAGCTTTTCTGTGGACGAGTTGAAGAAATTTTTATTGATTGACCTTTCAAAACGCCCAACAGCATCACGGCGGCTCGCAGGCTTGTGCTTGAACACAGATGGGACGTTTTCGGGGTGGTCTGTAAACCTCGATGGTTCTCCTGCaagtagtgggaaaagaaagtgTTCTTATATTGTTCAACATTTTCCCCCTTTGGTTGACAATCGCGGCAGCTTATCACACATGCAGAGAGATTACCTAGCTTTATATCCGGGCTAACCCAGTAGTTGATGCTGAACTAAAACCATTCAGAGCATTTACATGAAACGTAAATAAGTGGGTCGAGTGGGTTTGTCGGGCAGAAATGTCTGTCGAGTTCATAGTCGGTCGGGATGGGTCAGCCTGATTGCAGGGGTTAGGATGATCCAGCACGACTGACTAGCGTTTCCATGAACTCGACAGACATTCCTGCCCGACAAACGACCCAGCCGACCCGTTTACCAGCATGCGTGTAAATGCGGATCGGTCGGGCCCGCCAGCGCCGAGGCTTTTGGAACGGCAGCGGGGACCGGAAGCCCAGTTCGAATGTGCTGATGTCTCTGCTGGACACTGCGTGTCGTTTTTTCTAGAGTCGTCAGAAGCGAGTTCATGTAAACGCGGTCACATCGGGATCGGTCAGCCAGATTTCTGACTCGACTCGCTCACGACGTGAGCGGGTCGTCATGCAAACGTAGCCACTGCAATGATGTAAACGATTTCACTACATATCTCGCCGCCCGCGCTTCGTCATTCGCATTCGCTGTGATCGACCCCGCCCGCGTTATCGTTAACACCGTGCTGTCGTCTTAGCGGCTGTACGCCACTCTTATCAGGCATCCGATCCCACTGATGTGACGAAGCTCGAAATGGAACAGCATAGGAAAAGCATCGCTGCAAAACGCGGTGATGGTCAACACTGCGCACCGTTTCCTCAACGTGAATGCCATCAAGCAGAGAATCTTACCTGATATGAAATGCTCGCTGCAAACGCGCGAGTTGGCTGTAGGCGTCCACGTAGACCCGTCGACGTTCATTCGGCGCATCGCCTGAAtctactttttcctttttgcTGCGTGTAAAGATGCTGCAGGGAAGCAAAAAAACCTAACCTTGGGGAGCTTATTGCTGGCATTTGTGCAACCTACAGCGGCGCACCTCTGCGGCATAACTAAACCCGGACACGAACGCTTGCCAGTGTGGCGACGCACAAAAGCTAGTGCAAGCGAGCAGGAGAGcctcaaaaaaacatggcgcccGCACATTTCCCGTCGTACTCCGCGCGGCGCTCGCCGCGCATGCGTAGAGGACCCCCTTGGAAAAGGCGAATTCAAAACAAATATAACAGTTTGAAGTAGGCAACCAACTCAGTCAGTGAGGGTTGTTTGGCCATCAATGCAATTTTGCAGATGGGGTAGGGGTAGTAATGGTTAGGGCTCAAATTTGTAAAATCGGCCTATTTAGTCAAGTGACCAGCAACAACTACAATAAAAAATAGACATGTGTCAGAACGAAGCCACAACTAACCAAAACCTAAATAAGACAAAGGGAAAAAAACTTAGATGGCATGGGTTTTCATGCGTGGTCTCTGAATATCACCGTTTATTAAATGCGTGTAGCATTTACTATTTGAACTGACCAACCGATCAAAGGACATGTCGACCACCGGGATATCTAACCGCATCTTCCTTCCATGGAACATTGTTTGTCCCACCAATATTGCATATACCCACTCTGGGAGATTAGCCAAGATTGGTCGTCTGATCACTGGAGAAATtataaaggtaaaaaaaaagaaacaaaataaaatattaATTGGAGAACTGCAATTATAGTACGCCTGCGCAATCAGACCTGACCAGAAAAACTTTGAACAGCGATACTACAAATTTTTTGCAATATattttattgcttcacgaatacCTGTGAAAGTAGAGATTAAAATCGTTTACGTTCATTTGCTTAGACCATCGAAAGGCCCATCCCGGGACCATCGAAACACGTGCTTGGCATTAAATATCCCAGAAGTTTACAATGCTCTATGTTAGGCAAGGGGACGGctgaacacacacgcacacacacacacaaaattagaAAAGAGGCACACAACAACCACACCTAGCACTCATCTACTCGCGCTACATCGTTAAATGTGCTTATAACCAACCAGCCAACAAGTTCACCTTATTTGACATCATGTCTGCTTTACATGTTGTCCAAGAAAGGGCTGCTATTCCACCATCAAGAAATATTTCAACAACGCCTTCATAATCCCATTCTGCAACCGTGGGCTGGCAACGAAAGCTTGTAATTGTTCGTTGCAAGATACGTCTAGGAAGCGCTCCAtcgtcgggggtgtagctcaaatggtagagcgctcgcttagcatgcgagaggaggtactgggatcgatacccagcacctccactctccttttttaaattttatttatttatgtttttagTAATTTTGAGAGTACGCGTTGATTTTTATTGAATCTCAGTAAGCGCGGGAGTTTGAAACTGAGTGGTTGTCGAGAGACCCTTGACAGAGCTCAAGGAATCTTAAGCTTGTCTCTGTCCAGTAGGACTGCACTGTATGATGTTACTTTCATGttactttgtttttgttgttactTTCCAAAATGCACAAAAAATCAGTTTCGTAAAAATTCCACGGGAACTCCAAACACCGATAGATTCATGATTTCTAAATACTGTAGGCTTGCCATTTTTATCCGAAATGcacaaaaaatcagttttgtcAAAATTCGTCGGAAACTTAAAAAACCGATAGACTCAAAATTTCCAAAGGTTATAGGCTTACCATTTGTATCCGAAATGCACAAACCATCAGTTTCGTCAAAATTCGACGGGACCGTCAAAACCGTAAGATTCATGATTTCCAAAGACTATAGGCTTGCCATTTTTATCCGAAATGcacaaaaagtcagtttcgtgAAAATTCGACGCGACCTTCAAAACCGAAGGATTCATGGTTTCGAAAGGCTATATATAGGCTTGCCATTTTTATCCGAAATGCACAAAAAATCAGTTTCATCAAAATTCGACGCGACCTTCAAAGACCGATAGattcaagatttccaaaggtTATACGCTTACCATTTTTATCCGAAATGCACAAATCATCAGTTTCGTCAAAATTCGACGGCGCCTTCAAAACCGTAAGATTAATAATTTCGAAAGGCTATAAGCTTACCATTTTTATCCGAAGTGCACAAAAAATCAGTTTCGTCAAAAGTCGACGGGACCTTCAAAACCGAAAGATTCGTGATTTCCCAAGGCTATATGCTTGCCATTTTTATCCGAAATGCACAAAAAATCAGTTTCGTGAAAATTCGACGCGACCTTCAAAACCGAAAGATTCATGGTTTCGAAAGGCTATATATAGGCTTGCCATTTTTATCCGAAATGCACAAAAAATCAGTTTCATCAAAATTCGACGCGACCTTCAAAGACCGATAGattcaagatttccaaaggtTATACGCTTACCATTTTTATCCGAAATGCGCAAATCATCAGTTTCGTCAAAATTCGACGGCGCCTTCAAAACCGTAAGATTAATAATTTCGAAAGGCTATAAGCTTACCATTTTTATCCGAAGTGCACAAAAAACAGTTTCGTCAAAAGTCGACGGGACCTTCAAAACCGAAAGATTCGTGATTTccgaaggctataggcttgccattttTATCCGAAATGCACAAAAAATCAGTTTCATCATAATTCGACGCGACCTTCAAAGACCGATAGattcaagatttccaaaggtTATACGCTTACCATTTTTATCCGAAATGCACAAATCATCAGTTTCGTCAAAATTCGACGGCGCCTTCAAAACCGTAAGATTAATAATTCGAAAGGCTATAAGCTTACCATTTTTATCCGAAGTGCACAAAAAATCAGTTTCGTCAAAAGTCGACGGGACCTTCAAAACCGAAAGATTCGTGATTTCCCAAGGCTATATGCTTGCCATTTTTATCCGAAATGCACAAAAAATCAGTTTCATCAAAATTCGACGCGACCTTCAAAGACCGATAGattcaagatttccaaaggtTATACGCTTACCATTTTTATCCGAAATGCGCAAATCATCAGTTTCGTCAAAATTCGACGGCGCCTTCAAAACCGTAAGATTAATAATTTCGAAAGGCTATAAGCTTACCATTTTTATCCGAAATGCGCAAATCATCAGTTTCGTCAAAATTCGACGGCGCCTTCAAAACCGTAAGATTAATAATTTCGAAAGGCTATAAGCTTACCATTTTTATCCGAAGTGCACAAAAAACAGTTTCGTCAAAAGTCGACGGGACCTTCAAAACCGAAAGATTCGTGATTTccgaaggctataggcttgccattttTATCCGAAATGCACAAAAAATCAGTTTCATCATAATTCGACGCGACCTTCAAAGACCGATAGattcaagatttccaaaggtTATACGCTTACCATTTTTATCCGAAATGCACAAATCATCAGTTTCGTCAAAATTCGACGGCGCCTTCAAAACCGTAAGATTAATAATTTCGAAAGGCTATAAGCTTACCATTTTTATCCGAAGTGCACAAAAAATCAGTTTCATCATAATTCGACGCGACCTTCAAAGACCGATAGattcaagatttccaaaggtTATACGCTTACCATTTTTATCCGAAATGCACAAATCATCAGTTTCGTCAAAATTCGACGGCGCCTTCAAAACCGTAAGATTAATAATTTCGAAAGGCTATAAGCTTACCATTTTTATCCGAAGTGCACAAAAAATCAGTTTCGTCAAAAGTCGACGGGACCTTCAAAACCGAAAGATTCGTGATTTCCCAAGGCTATATGCTTGCCATTTTTATCCGAAATGCACAAAAAATCAATTTCGTCAAATTCGACGGGACCTTCAAAACCGAAAGATTCATGGTTTCGAAAGGCTATATATAGGCTTGCCATTTTTATCCGAAATGCACAAAAAATCAGTTTCATCAAAATTCGACGCGACCTTCAAAGACCGATAGattcaagatttccaaaggtTATACGCTTACCATTTTTATCCGAAATGCGCAAATCATCAGTTTCGTCAAAATTCGACGGCGCCTTCAAAACCGTAAGATTAATAATTTcgaaaggctataggcttgccttTTTTATCCGAAATGCACAAAAAACAGTTTCGTCAAAATTCGACGGGACCTTCAAAACCGTAAGATTCATGATTTCCGAAGGCTGACCGTTTTTATCCGAAATGCATGAAAATCAGTTTCGTGAAAATTCGACGGAACCTTTAAAATCCGAAAGATTGAATGCCTAGGGGGCGAGCGCCCCCGCTCCCAAATCTTCTAAGGGAGGGGACGGTAAGTCTGCCGCATACTTTTACTCAGCCGGAGCTGTCCCGTAATTGTTTAAAGAACATGACCATGCACGGCCAGTAATGATTGCTAAAGGACATTGATGTTCCAtttcaagaactgtttacttcccatctttataCTCCCGAAAAGCCAACGACCAAATGCAGAGGCCATGGTGAGAATCACGTGATCTCTTCATCTTgatctttaacacgaaagtgttttctaccggggtccaccaagacttcactgacgtcatttccgtcactgaAGTGACGTCGCTAAAGAGCGCACGAATAGATgccaaagaaaaaccagaagagaaAGTTTAGTTGATTTGGATGgcctggaaatcgaacccacgacttctcggTTTGCGACAAGTGCACGGCactctaaccactgcgccacatgCTCGAGGCTTTAGAAGCGCGCCGTATATATCTCACACCTCCCTCTCACATCGATGTTGGCGGGGCGGTGTCGTCGTCTACAAGCGGGGAAGTGAAGTACTACATAATGACACTGACAAGTGctgacagggagcgcttcggtagtttcagcgccACGGAGCCTTTCAATGCATTATTGCAGCCGACGACTCCTGGGCCTCATTTTGCAttaaaatattcttttacagtccatttttcatatatgtaaaCGCACAATAGAGCCTCTACCTCTAGTTTTCGCTAAAAACCGCAAATAGACCTCTCCCCGGGATACGTCACACCGCAGCGGCCACGTCACCGCTTGACGGCACCGGCGCACGTGCGACGGCGGCAGTTGGCAAAACATCCTCGCTGCTGGCTCAGCGTGGATCGCACGGTGCTTggggcatgctttttttttcttttgaacctctACCTTCATCCTTCCGTTCCAAGATTAGTTGTGGTATGTGTCAGGGAACATATAGATGTGTGGTAGACtacgtgacgaaaaatttgccgcGCTGCTGGCtgttaacttggagaagtgaacccacgtggtggtctgtgcgaggaacagcggcatcgtcttcgaaagtgtgccgcgtttactgtggcgtgtattgtgcgatgaaaggcagcgacgatatcggctaacgtttgcggacgttgaaactgacagtATTGTGTGCTGGGTGAATAACCATctatcttgtttgcgaaaacattggcgcgtGTTGTGCCAGTCGCAGCGACCGGTGGTCGACGGAGCATCAGGATTGGACATATTAGTTAAGGTGAAAATGAATTTGATGCGATGATCTGcaagtgcgtacatctcagtgtttgtgctgcgtgcagaAAAGGAAATGTCCATAATGCTGAAAGGTGACGCATGAAATCGCAGCGTGTTTTAGCATCGCCAAAGCTGCATGTACGGTTTGCCACGGCGAATACGCAAGCCCATACAAGACTACGCATGAACTCGCaacgtgttttagcattgccaaAGCTGCATGTACGGTTTGCCACGGCGAATACGCAAACCCATACGAGTGTTGTGCACAGTGGaggttcttgtttgtcatattcttgTTAGCTTACCTTTACGGCTCGATCTTTATCAAGTGGCAATGCACATTCCGAGTTCGTGTATCAAGTCTAaagcagcgaagcacgcaaacacgctgtaggcatcagatacagcaaAGTAACCGCCTAAGAGATTATTTCTATCGCAATCGATTCTTTATATCGATTATTTGTTTAACATCGCAAAGCTGCGCAGTgggttatgaggaacgccgtaagggagaactt
This window of the Rhipicephalus sanguineus isolate Rsan-2018 chromosome 2, BIME_Rsan_1.4, whole genome shotgun sequence genome carries:
- the LOC119381135 gene encoding transmembrane protein 107; translation: MRTNALVPGRFLTLSAHVVLLVTLIWVHDENIRACLPRDFSEAQYAAKSTEMIIGLSLGLVLAVFELVGFLTGVSMFFASQALISTTAHCAATVALTYFVVDLWSCSAYWWIFAFCSVLPAFAELCVIVGVVCLKKVP